A region of the Thamnophis elegans isolate rThaEle1 chromosome 1, rThaEle1.pri, whole genome shotgun sequence genome:
CAACACCATACAGTGCAGTTTGGTGGAGATGGGTGTCAGCACATGCCACCTGTAGAACAGGTGGTACATCACAAAAGAAATGATTGATCTTGGGTTTGTTACCACAGAAAGGCAAGGTGAAAACCAAGGCAGTTAGCTGCAGACACAGCACTATGGCAAGGATCAGGGAGCCAATCACTAGCCACATGCAAACCCGCCAGGTCATGAGGAGGGTGTAGTGAAGTGGGTGGCAGATGGCTACGTAGCGATCATACGCCATGACAGCCAACATAAAAGAGTCAGTGCTCCCTAGGGTTGTAAAAAAGAACATCTGGATGGCACAGTTCGCCAGTGGGATTGTTCTGTGGAAATCAGAAATGCTAGCAAGCATTTGAGGCACTATTACAGTGATATAACAGATCTCCAAAAGAGAGAGGCTAGCCAGGAAGAAATACATGGGGGTATGCAAGGAATTGACCATGCAGACAATTGAAAGGATGGAGATATTACCAGAAAGAATTATGAGgtagagcaaaagaaagaaagtgaaaataaGATGTTGTATCTCAGGAACAGTGGAGAATGCCTGGAAGATGAACTCATGGGCCATGGACTGATTATCCCAGATTGATCCTGCCAGATACATCTCATCTATAAACTGTAGAAAAAAGGCAAGAAGAAAAGCCAATTAAACAGTAATGTGTATTTCTatacatttcaaagtaaaatCCTGTGGACTGTATGATACTGAGGTCAGTCATTCGTGAAATCTCAGTGTTTAATCCTAAACTCTTCATTCCTCTTCATCTCCTAAATTAAACTGTACCCTAGCAAATCCCAACACTTCCAGCATCTTTAGATGCATTACAATATCAATTATCCAAAACTGTCCAAATAGATATGAAAGCTGGTATTTACAGAACTTGTATTATCAATAGGATACAAGCAT
Encoded here:
- the LOC116505105 gene encoding olfactory receptor 10Q1-like is translated as MPAVSLISDKVQFIDEMYLAGSIWDNQSMAHEFIFQAFSTVPEIQHLIFTFFLLLYLIILSGNISILSIVCMVNSLHTPMYFFLASLSLLEICYITVIVPQMLASISDFHRTIPLANCAIQMFFFTTLGSTDSFMLAVMAYDRYVAICHPLHYTLLMTWRVCMWLVIGSLILAIVLCLQLTALVFTLPFCGNKPKINHFFCDVPPVLQVACADTHLHQTALYGVVFIVLTIPFVLICISYVYIVAAILRIKSSSGRHKAFSTCSSHLTVVFLQYGVCSLVYLRPKSSTLEDEDKKLALIYTFVTPFLNPLIYTLRNKDIKQALRKVIKKWFHLGLES